A genomic stretch from Lathyrus oleraceus cultivar Zhongwan6 chromosome 2, CAAS_Psat_ZW6_1.0, whole genome shotgun sequence includes:
- the LOC127121751 gene encoding uncharacterized protein LOC127121751, protein MEAMSYFTRPAFASPVITHQLQFPQEKSISGIHIKTYKPHGREVRDVHVTSDDSKLCSCGGDRQVFYWDVATGRVIRKFRGHDGEVNGVKFNEYSSVVVSAGYDQSLRTWDCRSHSTEPIQVIDTFADSVMSVCLTKTEIIGRSVDGTVRTFDIRIGREISDSFGQSVNCISKSNDGNCILAGCLDSTVRLLDRTTGELLQEYKGHTIQSYKLDCCLTNTDAHVTGGSEDGFVYFWDLVDASVVSKFRAHASVVTSVSYHPKENCMITSSVDGTTREMKDPATLDVSSLIIFSGNPGPPLELCDRDPDEGVKALKSSTTIVLHPGRNTIALDLPPQKPGSYVLGVLTGQIGQLRFRSHGVSKLGPAESDDVMSYEKPVKPILKVSKPRALVDLDAAISSASSKSPQGGKGSVRLERITKIRQQLKTFLSEATGCIYLAFKWKSPPSACFVGFIFW, encoded by the coding sequence ATGGAGGCAATGTCTTACTTCACCCGACCTGCTTTTGCTTCACCTGTGATTACACACCAGCTGCAATTTCCACAAGAAAAATCTATTAGTGGCATCCATATCAAAACCTATAAACCGCATGGCCGTGAAGTTCGCGACGTCCACGTTACGTCGGACGACTCCAAGTTATGTTCCTGTGGTGGAGATAGGCAGGTTTTCTATTGGGATGTTGCTACTGGACGTGTAATAAGAAAGTTTCGTGGCCATGATGGTGAGGTAAATGGTGTAAAATTCAATGAGTATTCATCTGTTGTAGTCTCAGCAGGCTATGATCAATCATTGCGCACTTGGGACTGCAGATCCCACAGCACTGAGCCAATACAGGTTATTGACACATTTGCAGACAGTGTGATGTCTGTCTGTTTAACAAAAACTGAAATTattggaagaagtgttgatggaaCTGTTCGGACATTTGATATTCGTATTGGCAGAGAAATATCTGATAGCTTTGGGCAATCTGTCAACTGTATATCAAAGTCAAATGATGGCAACTGCATCCTAGCCGGTTGCCTAGACTCTACTGTGCGTCTTTTGGACAGAACCACAGGTGAATTGTTACAAGAATATAAGGGTCACACTATTCAGTCATACAAATTGGATTGCTGCCTTACTAATACGGATGCTCATGTAACTGGTGGCTCTGAGGATGGCTTCGTCTATTTCTGGGATCTTGTAGATGCATCTGTTGTGTCAAAATTCAGGGCTCATGCCTCAGTGGTAACAAGTGTAAGTTATCACCCAAAGGAAAACTGCATGATAACTTCATCGGTAGATGGCACTACTAGGGAAATGAAAGACCCTGCAACTCTTGATGTGTCATCCTTAATTATATTTTCTGGAAATCCTGGACCTCCATTAGAGTTATGTGACAGGGATCCTGACGAAGGTGTAAAGGCATTGAAGAGTTCTACAACTATTGTGTTACACCCTGGTCGGAATACTATTGCCTTGGATCTACCACCCCAGAAACCAGGATCATATGTTCTCGGAGTTCTTACTGGGCAGATTGGGCAGTTGAGGTTTAGATCTCATGGTGTTTCAAAACTTGGTCCTGCAGAGAGTGATGATGTTATGAGTTATGAAAAGCCAGTTAAACCTATTTTGAAGGTTTCCAAACCTAGAGCACTTGTGGATCTTGATGCTGCTATTTCGTCTGCAAGCTCAAAATCACCTCAGGGAGGGAAAGGTTCTGTACGACTTGAGCGGATAACTAAAATAAGGCAGCAGTTGAAGACATTCCTTTCAGAAGCAACTGGCTGCATCTATCTGGCCTTCAAGTGGAAATCCCCACCATCAGCTTGTTTTGTTGGCTTCATATTCTGGTGA